A genomic segment from Ramlibacter agri encodes:
- a CDS encoding ASCH domain-containing protein, with translation MPVPARLAAFWYGFAADEARFYEAFSFGDNEQLADELAALVLQGSKRATASSVWSFEAKGKRLPQPGDLSIVTNWAGEPLCVIETRAFDVMPFSAVSAEFAALEGEGDGSLSYWQRAHRQYFTRECAKADRQFLENMLVACEQFEVVYRRRPGSPPARG, from the coding sequence ATGCCGGTCCCTGCCCGTCTAGCCGCCTTCTGGTACGGCTTCGCCGCGGACGAGGCGCGCTTCTACGAAGCCTTCTCCTTCGGCGACAACGAACAGCTTGCCGACGAACTCGCAGCGCTGGTCCTGCAAGGCAGCAAGCGCGCGACCGCGAGTTCCGTCTGGTCGTTCGAGGCCAAGGGCAAGCGGCTTCCGCAGCCGGGCGACCTCAGCATCGTGACCAACTGGGCCGGCGAGCCACTGTGCGTGATCGAGACCCGGGCCTTCGACGTCATGCCCTTCAGTGCAGTCAGCGCGGAATTTGCCGCTTTGGAGGGCGAAGGAGATGGATCCTTGTCGTACTGGCAGCGGGCGCACCGGCAGTATTTCACGCGTGAGTGCGCCAAGGCGGATCGCCAGTTTCTGGAAAACATGCTCGTGGCCTGCGAGCAGTTTGAAGTGGTCTATCGGCGGCGCCCTGGGTCCCCGCCTGCGCGGGGATGA